In Sesamum indicum cultivar Zhongzhi No. 13 linkage group LG8, S_indicum_v1.0, whole genome shotgun sequence, the sequence CGCAAGCAAGAAGCAACGCGACCCAATATAGTCAAGACTCCATTCGCTTAGCAAGTTGCAACACTCTAACTTAAGGCATAAGAGATCCCGACAAGAGTCTGATATAGCTAATATTGCGGAATCGGAAAGATCACCGCAGCATGTTAAATTGATTACTTTCAAGTTACCACAGCCGGACACGAGCTGCATAATGCCCGCATCCGTAACTCCTTGGCATTTTCCCAGCCAAATTTCAGTCAAAAACTTGCAATTTTCACTGATAATTTTGAGGGTAGCATCAGAAAGTCGGGTGCCATCAATTCTGAGCACTTTCAGCTTCTTCAGGCCCTTAAACTGGTCATAGAAAGTAATGGGAAGACCCTGATATTCCAAGTCATAGTTACTCCAAGTGTCTAAACAGAAGAAAACTTCTAAAGAATTcagtagaaaatattaaaattgacacGAAAAGTGTATAATagtaacaatataattattagtgacaaaaattataaaagttgtcaatatataaaattaatgacacATTTACAGTAACAACTTAGAGACTACAATGACATCAAATATAGttacaattttgttttttgtaacTACAGTGACAACTTTGTATataatctttgtttttcactaATTATTGCTGCGGAATAATTGTTACTACTAAAACTATGACAATCATTCCAACAACCAAATAAAAGTTATTGTcacttaatacataattagtgacaattttaatatcgtcactcaatttctttgttgcaaacattctcattttttttttttgttgtgataGCCCAGAACTGGAATCTTTACTTACCAAAAAACAGTAGCTAGCGTGAAGCTGCAACAAAGAGTTGTGTCCTTTGACAACTGAACTTAATGCAGAAGGGGTCAATTTGTGGCACCTTGATACATCGAGTACCTGGCCgccaaacaagaaaacaaatgtgCACTTTAGCCAGTTATACGTCCAGTATATCATTTATTCTCAGCCTCTCAGGTGTCCATAAATATCTCGAACTTCTAtagacatataataaattaccGGCTACTCACTAAAACTCGATAGGAAACATTATtcttagggtaaattacaactagcTCCCCTTCCCTAGCAAAGACCCCATACCCCCTTCGAACAGCTTGTTGtaagagggtatttgtaatttttcaaataaggaggtatttgtaattatggaAAACCTCAGGAGAGCCTGttttaatttacccttattctTACGTAATTAggtttaaaaattacaataacttcCGAGCACAACGTTTAGTCTCCCGAGCTTGATAGTACTAATTAAGTTGCCATTTGACAATTACtgatatgtatgtatatcagtaaataaaacaaaacaacattAGATAACCAGCATGCATAAAAGAAGAGGGCTGAAGGTAGAAACATAacaccaaaaaagaaaaagaaagatatcTCACAAGAACgaattaatttctcaaatgtATCAAAAGGAATCAGATAAAGTACCAGGAACGAACggaaaaaatcatcaaattacaACTATAGTAAGTTAAATCCTATGGCAtccttttcaaattacaaacgTATCTCATTACACAACAACACTCTCAGGTTTCGGAATTACTgaggaaaaataattgtattgcATCAAATCATCTGACTTTGTACTTTATAGTTTAGacatttcccttttcttttgcatCTTCCAACTTAATCCAAGATCAAGATATATACAGCTAACGATACTACCAATTAAGCAATAAACCAACCTGAAGTGAAGGGCATCCTTTTCCAATATACTGCAACCCCATATCATCTACCAGCCCACACCCAACCATTTGCAATATCTCCAGCCTCTCCATTCTACTAATCCAACGCAACGACTCGCTCGTGACCTTGAACAGATCAAATTGATGATCATCAgttactttaaaaatataatcaaagaATTTGTGCAAAAGTGATACAGCATAATAGGAGTCTAGAGCAGCAATGAATGAATGATAATATGTATACAGACGACACATTTTAAGTATACAAATCAAGACCTTTAAGTATGAGATGTCGAGGTGCTTCAATTGACCACATTTCTTGGACAGAAGTTCAACCCCAATATCGGTTATCTCGAAGCACCACTTTAAGGAAAGTTTCTCGAGCTTCGGGCACCCCACCGCCATTTTGGCCAATCCCACGTCCCCGATGTTCAAACACTTGTCCAAACAAAGTTCCCTGAGGCCCGCCGAGGCGGACAGCGCTGCTGCCTCAAGATCGCCGAACCCAGAAGAGTAACATAGGTCGACGCTCTCTAGATTCACGCAGTACCTCACCAGGGTTTCCAGCCCCCGGAATCTCAAGCCGGGGCAACGACTCAGCTTCAGGCGCTTAATCCTTGGAGCCCAGATCGGGGCGGAGGAGGAGGACAGGAGGAGGGGGATGGAGGCGTCATCGATAGAGGGGCAGACGGAGAGGTCGAGGGAGGCGATGTGGGGTAGTTTGGAGAGTAGAGAGGGGAGGAACTCGGGACGGAGGACCCGGATGTGGGTGCGATGCAGGGAGTCAACCCGGTAGAAGGTCTTGCATGTGAAGCGGAAGGATTTGCGATCGGAATCGTGGGGCAGTAGGGAGAGGATGTTGAGGAGGAGGTCATCCGTGAGAAGAGTGAGTATCGAGGAAGTAGGAGTAGTAGTGGAGCCCATATGCTGCCTGGGGAAGTAATTGAGGTGGGAGCGGCGGAGTGTAGTGTGGAGGAGGGGTTGAGGGCGGGGGAGTTAGTAGCTGCTAACGTTGTAAAAGAGTAACATGAGAAAGTAAAACcgttgaagagagagagataagtggttgagagagagagagtgataAGTGATCTACAGTGGATTTCCCGATGTTACATTTATAAGTACGAACAGCAACACTCTCTCTcctccccctctctctctctctctctctctctcaaacacacacactatttttttgttaaaaaaaacatacacatacatctaactttttttcttgtgtaataaaagtaaaaaaaaaaaaattcttcaaacactttttcttcaagtcaaattggaattattttttatttttgaattatatatacaaataaatttaggtGGACAATTATCccatctaatttttcaaaatttcgaTTAGGATTATTCCGTCATtatttttgagtaaaaaacatataataatacatttttaataactaaacactaacttgtattatatattttcagaaacgACATGACAAAGTTATTATATGTTTTGAGAAACCACATGACATAGATATAAGgtaaaagttttaatatttgacataataaaataatatatttaattcattagaaatttaataaaaaaatgcaaaaatgagGATGAGAATTTATTGGGCAGTGATGTCATGGATGATGGAACGATAGATGCAGTGCACCCACTTGTGGACAGTTTCTTCCTCAAGGTCAAAGAATACGTCAAACGAATCCTGACAGTCCATTGGCTCACCCCCACCATCAATGGACGGCTGGATAAGGCGTGGACGGAACAGTCCATGTGACACCGCGTGGAATCTACAAAAAAGTAGTGGCGTACGGGGGGAGTACGAAAGTCGCAACGACAACGAGTGTGGGCCCTACTGACCGTACCTATCTGTAGATCAGGGGGGAAGATGGTCAGATTTCagttttcaattaatttctatttaataactaattatgataattaataatatcttaatttcataattagaAATGATAAGATTGAAGTTGAGATTTCATGAATAAATTCCAACCTCAATAGATGTTTGGctttttttatccattttacgTGAGATTTCAtgctctttgattatttttctagtcttatatttttcgtttaattttaaataagtattaGATTATTTATCCTTTCAAAACATCCACAAATTTgtttagataaattaaatagtaatataactcaaattttactttgttatctattaaaacttttttttatttttaaaattattgattattttaattttgaattaccATTGACGCTCATTTTAGTTTAAAGTtcgaattatttaatttcacaatCTTGGAGGATTTACATGTAATAAAggtatatttgatttaatttcttaaattataaaaaattaaccgGTAATTACATCGAATTTCAGGAGGTGTGATGTAATAATCTCTTATAAGAAGAagtttttatgttaattttaaaaaatttgagactTGCAACTTATATACCTCTAAAATCCCTAGTTCCATAGCATAGGAGAACCATTTCTAGCCAACTCTACACTACTTTAGAGGATAATTCAATGGTTTGAGCTtaaaatttcttgatttgaCAAACAGATGAATGTGTTGGGTGTGTGCgtgataaaagaaaagatccaTAGCCAACTCTAGGCTCAAGTCACGCTTTACTCCTAACCAATGCTCTTCTCATCATTCTTCAACGTTAGCACTTAGCTGCACCCAAGCTTCATCTTTGTCATGGCTAAATCACCAAAACTCGAAACCACAAGCAATGAGACTTACTTTCGATTCCCACAGCTAAGCCGTTGCGCTGAGCATTTGTCGCTGACTCATTCTTCAATAAGCACACGGCTGATACGCTCTAACTCCTTCCATTGCTAGagaattttccatttcatAATCATATCtactcttttcatttcatgctTCACTCGACAGTATTATTTCAGTATTGATCGCCCCAGGAGTATTTAACGTTGCAAGGAAGTCATAGCCGAAACACAAAGATGAG encodes:
- the LOC105168932 gene encoding F-box/LRR-repeat protein 3; this encodes MGSTTTPTSSILTLLTDDLLLNILSLLPHDSDRKSFRFTCKTFYRVDSLHRTHIRVLRPEFLPSLLSKLPHIASLDLSVCPSIDDASIPLLLSSSSAPIWAPRIKRLKLSRCPGLRFRGLETLVRYCVNLESVDLCYSSGFGDLEAAALSASAGLRELCLDKCLNIGDVGLAKMAVGCPKLEKLSLKWCFEITDIGVELLSKKCGQLKHLDISYLKVTSESLRWISRMERLEILQMVGCGLVDDMGLQYIGKGCPSLQVLDVSRCHKLTPSALSSVVKGHNSLLQLHASYCFLGLPITFYDQFKGLKKLKVLRIDGTRLSDATLKIISENCKFLTEIWLGKCQGVTDAGIMQLVSGCGNLKVINLTCCGDLSDSAILAISDSCRDLLCLKLECCNLLSEWSLDYIGSRCFLLAEVDLTDCPGINDIGLNYLSKCLGLMSLKLGLCTNISDKGLSYIASNCRKIRELDLYRCKEIGDDGLAALSCGCKKLQKLILSYCDKVTDRGMECLSSLEELSDLELRGLPNITGTGLRKLAAGCRRLAELDLKSCENIDDSGFWALAYYSRNLRQVNFSGCAISDVGLCMVMGNLTRLQDAKLVNLVNVSVSGFELALRACCARLKKVKLLASLRRLLSPEVIETLEVKGCRIRWD